The Waddliaceae bacterium DNA window AGACCCTCGTCGATGCAGGATATATAGCGTATTACGCAGGAGGATGCGTAAGGGATTTTCTTCTGGGGCATGATTTTGACGACATTGATATCGCCACAAGTGCTCTCCCCGATGATATCATGAAGATTTTCCCCCACACCATAGGAGTAGGGGCGCATTTCGGCGTGGTTGTCGTAGTTGTCGAAGGCCGCCAATATGAAGTCGCTACGTTCCGCAGCGAAGGAGGATACACCGACGGGCGTAGACCTCAGCATATCACAGCGACGACCCCCGAAGAGGATGTAAAGCGCCGCGACTTCACCATCAACGGCATGTTCTATGACCCCATAAAAAAAGAGGTGTACGACTTCGTCGGAGGGAAAGAAGATCTAGAGAAAAAAGTCTTGCGCGCTATAGGTGATCCGCAGAAACGTTTCGAAGAAGACCGCCTAAGGATGATCCGCGCTGTGCGTTTCTCTTGCCGACTAGGATACGACATCGAAGAAAAGACGTATAA harbors:
- a CDS encoding CCA tRNA nucleotidyltransferase, yielding MNNNTEALSIVKTLVDAGYIAYYAGGCVRDFLLGHDFDDIDIATSALPDDIMKIFPHTIGVGAHFGVVVVVVEGRQYEVATFRSEGGYTDGRRPQHITATTPEEDVKRRDFTINGMFYDPIKKEVYDFVGGKEDLEKKVLRAIGDPQKRFEEDRLRMIRAVRFSCRLGYDIEEKTYKAIQEYSHTVLPAVSMERIWQEFSKMIKDEHFGDAVMMMYDTGLLKAVFPSLEATTKEALEENVKGFTLFSDKVPAVLYVATLFLQKPLEDTLEQCKLLKMS